The proteins below come from a single Halobacillus salinarum genomic window:
- a CDS encoding Zn-dependent hydrolase, whose protein sequence is MNVERLKRRFNKMAEIGATERGGVQRLALSDLDKEARDLWMKWAREANFNVRFDDFGNMYARLNGRFPEKRPIVLGSHLDSVPQGGRFDGTLGVLVGFEIMESLKERELELQHPVEVAVFSNEEGARFPTPMLGSGAITGVFTKQHVYDMKDNNELRFEDELKRIGYQGEETNRLKQVEAFIELHIEQGPVLESRTIPVGVVKGIQGLSWHQVQFSGESDHAGTTPLDHRKDPLLSAVRAVYRINSWVNSLNDETLVTFGKFHTMPGTINVIPSEVTFSMDIRHPDRSTLLNRVEVAKRLVREIALEDDTLSLCEDLSFMPPVDFDHSLIETLKESCGHQGIEYLELFSGAGHDAMYLNRLGRTVMVFTPSTGGKSHCEEEETSWEDIKLASAAMEQTVAKLSLSRQEIIDT, encoded by the coding sequence ATGAATGTGGAGAGATTAAAGCGTAGATTTAATAAAATGGCTGAGATTGGTGCGACTGAAAGAGGAGGAGTCCAGCGTCTCGCCTTAAGTGATTTAGATAAAGAAGCACGGGATCTTTGGATGAAGTGGGCTAGAGAAGCGAACTTCAATGTCCGCTTTGATGATTTTGGAAACATGTACGCACGGTTAAATGGTCGCTTTCCAGAGAAACGGCCGATTGTTCTTGGCTCACATTTGGACAGTGTACCTCAAGGAGGAAGGTTTGATGGTACGTTAGGTGTGCTTGTAGGGTTTGAGATTATGGAGAGTTTAAAGGAACGAGAGCTGGAGCTTCAGCACCCTGTAGAAGTGGCAGTTTTCTCAAATGAAGAGGGGGCACGCTTTCCCACTCCTATGTTAGGAAGCGGGGCAATTACCGGTGTTTTTACAAAGCAGCATGTGTATGATATGAAAGATAACAATGAGCTAAGGTTTGAGGATGAATTGAAAAGAATTGGATACCAGGGAGAAGAAACAAACCGTCTGAAGCAGGTAGAGGCCTTTATCGAATTGCACATTGAACAGGGGCCGGTCCTTGAATCGAGAACTATTCCTGTTGGGGTTGTAAAGGGGATTCAAGGATTATCGTGGCATCAAGTTCAGTTTAGTGGAGAGTCTGATCATGCTGGGACGACGCCATTGGATCATAGGAAAGATCCACTTCTCAGTGCAGTTAGAGCTGTTTATCGAATTAATAGCTGGGTGAACAGCTTGAATGATGAAACACTTGTTACATTTGGTAAATTCCATACAATGCCTGGTACAATCAATGTCATTCCAAGTGAAGTCACTTTTTCTATGGATATCAGGCATCCGGATCGATCGACTCTTCTTAATCGAGTGGAGGTGGCAAAAAGATTAGTAAGGGAAATAGCACTCGAAGATGACACGTTAAGCCTTTGTGAAGATCTATCCTTTATGCCTCCCGTCGATTTTGACCATTCCTTAATAGAAACTCTAAAGGAAAGCTGTGGTCATCAGGGGATCGAGTACTTAGAGTTGTTTAGTGGAGCAGGGCATGACGCCATGTATTTAAATCGCTTAGGCAGGACAGTTATGGTATTTACTCCTAGTACAGGGGGCAAAAGCCACTGCGAAGAAGAGGAAACGAGTTGGGAGGATATCAAGCTGGCCAGCGCAGCCATGGAACAAACCGTTGCTAAATTATCCTTATCACGTCAAGAAATAATTGACACTTAA
- a CDS encoding sigma-54 interaction domain-containing protein: MHVTELQDNHLFREIVEHSFDEIFVTDHKGIVLYVNEACEKNYGIAAKKLLGRNVEDLADELFTPSATIEVIKRELPVEIMQRTTKGKRLFVKSRPVFDSTTGNLIKVISYARDLSDMTKLKSRIHALEKQLKEHQQNSQESAFTDVIAESKGMQQVIKLMGKAARTEATLLIRGETGVGKTVLAKKVHAVSDRSQSLLHEVNCGELPQQVLETELFGNPEHSLEGLIQLTDGCTLFLDEISEMSLSLQSKLLRVLETKQIFTNNKNVNIDIRFIFTTNQDLEKQVREGQFREDLYYRLNVVPIDVPPLRNRKEDIYPLAHHFLRKFNEKYHQHKKISPIVMNAFYEYEWRGNVREMENLIERLVITSDTNEITIDQLPTIIKAGSISHADTLPEKLEELENYLILEAYDRYGSSYKVAESLGISQSSAIRKIRKYITEKEAAAEHKGR, encoded by the coding sequence ATGCATGTAACCGAATTACAAGATAACCACTTATTTCGGGAAATCGTTGAACATTCGTTTGATGAGATTTTTGTAACGGATCATAAAGGAATTGTTTTGTATGTAAATGAAGCCTGTGAAAAGAATTACGGGATTGCAGCCAAAAAGTTATTGGGAAGAAATGTTGAAGATTTGGCTGATGAGCTTTTTACTCCTTCTGCTACTATTGAAGTCATCAAAAGAGAGCTTCCTGTAGAAATTATGCAGCGGACCACGAAGGGGAAGCGGTTGTTCGTCAAATCAAGACCCGTGTTCGATTCTACCACAGGGAACCTCATTAAAGTGATCAGCTATGCTAGAGACCTGTCGGATATGACAAAATTAAAGTCAAGAATTCACGCTCTTGAAAAACAATTGAAAGAGCATCAGCAGAATTCTCAGGAATCTGCTTTCACCGATGTTATTGCGGAAAGTAAAGGAATGCAGCAAGTGATCAAGTTGATGGGTAAAGCTGCTCGTACCGAAGCAACTTTATTGATCAGGGGGGAAACAGGCGTAGGAAAAACTGTGCTTGCAAAGAAAGTCCATGCGGTAAGTGATCGAAGTCAAAGTCTGCTTCACGAAGTGAATTGTGGGGAACTCCCTCAGCAAGTATTGGAAACTGAATTATTTGGAAACCCAGAGCACAGCTTAGAGGGACTGATACAACTTACGGATGGGTGTACGCTGTTTTTAGATGAGATTAGTGAGATGTCCTTAAGCTTACAATCCAAGTTATTAAGAGTGTTAGAAACGAAGCAGATTTTCACGAATAATAAAAACGTGAATATAGATATCCGGTTTATTTTTACGACTAACCAGGATTTAGAAAAACAGGTGAGGGAGGGACAGTTTAGAGAAGATCTTTACTATCGTCTCAATGTAGTGCCCATTGATGTGCCCCCACTAAGGAATAGAAAAGAGGATATTTATCCGTTGGCCCACCATTTTCTAAGGAAATTCAATGAAAAATATCACCAGCATAAAAAGATTTCACCTATTGTTATGAATGCATTTTATGAATATGAATGGCGTGGGAATGTTCGAGAAATGGAAAATCTTATTGAAAGACTTGTTATTACATCGGATACGAATGAAATCACGATCGATCAGCTTCCAACCATCATAAAAGCTGGATCGATCTCTCATGCGGATACATTGCCGGAGAAGCTGGAAGAATTAGAGAACTATTTAATTTTAGAAGCTTATGATCGATATGGGTCAAGTTATAAAGTCGCAGAAAGTCTTGGTATAAGCCAGTCGTCTGCAATAAGAAAAATCAGAAAATATATCACGGAGAAGGAAGCTGCTGCAGAACATAAGGGACGGTAG
- a CDS encoding DHA2 family efflux MFS transporter permease subunit yields MDLSAATDTHSIKKLPILTIMILGAFFVIFNQTTMTVALPPLMEAFDIQASTGQWLTTGYMLVNGVLIPVTGFLMKRFSTRQLFLSAMFIFLTGTIVSAVAPVFAVLLTGRLIQAASTGIIIPLLMNVVLSLFPPHKRGTAMGTVGLAIIFAPAIGPTLAGYILDDFPWQVLFYGMIPFVVVIIICAFIFLKNVSETTQSKMDFTSLLLSTIGFGGLLYGFSEAGQQGWSNTEVIVSLVVGFVMVAVFSLRQLSSKEPFLDLKAFKYNMFSLTTIINCTITVVMYADMILLPLYLQNARGFTALESGALMLPGALLMGLISPAIGKVFDRFGVKWLSIIGIAIVLATTYSFTNLTDSISYTTLILMYAGRRVGMALFLMPLQTAGLNQLPASLNAHGTAISNTARQVAGAIGTSLLVTIMTSRTKDHLQEMVSSGSVSGSKEHMIMEASIQGINDAYFAMLIFGLISLVLSFFLKRVEQAPEESAAQQELAAE; encoded by the coding sequence ATGGACTTGAGTGCTGCAACAGACACACATTCCATTAAGAAACTCCCTATTTTAACGATTATGATTTTGGGAGCTTTTTTTGTGATATTTAACCAGACAACCATGACGGTTGCGCTTCCGCCTTTAATGGAAGCATTTGATATTCAGGCTTCAACAGGGCAGTGGCTGACGACAGGGTATATGCTTGTTAACGGGGTTCTGATTCCGGTAACAGGCTTTTTAATGAAACGCTTTTCCACAAGACAGCTGTTTCTTTCTGCGATGTTTATTTTCCTTACTGGTACGATCGTATCGGCGGTGGCACCTGTGTTTGCTGTCTTACTTACCGGACGACTTATTCAAGCGGCTTCCACCGGGATTATTATCCCGTTACTCATGAACGTAGTGCTGTCCCTCTTCCCACCGCATAAGCGAGGTACGGCCATGGGAACGGTCGGGCTGGCGATTATCTTTGCTCCGGCAATCGGACCGACACTTGCCGGCTACATTCTTGATGATTTTCCATGGCAAGTATTGTTTTACGGCATGATCCCTTTCGTTGTAGTAATTATTATTTGTGCATTTATATTTCTTAAAAATGTTTCCGAAACAACCCAAAGTAAAATGGATTTCACGAGCTTGCTTTTATCTACGATCGGATTTGGCGGTCTTCTATACGGATTCAGTGAAGCAGGACAGCAAGGCTGGTCCAATACGGAAGTGATCGTTTCACTAGTTGTCGGCTTTGTTATGGTCGCTGTTTTCTCATTAAGACAGCTGTCTTCAAAGGAACCATTCCTTGACCTTAAGGCATTTAAGTACAACATGTTTTCCTTGACGACCATTATTAATTGCACGATTACAGTCGTCATGTATGCCGACATGATTTTGCTGCCGTTGTACTTGCAGAATGCACGCGGCTTTACGGCCTTGGAGTCTGGCGCCCTCATGCTTCCTGGGGCGTTATTGATGGGATTGATTAGTCCTGCCATCGGTAAAGTATTTGACCGGTTTGGGGTCAAATGGCTGTCTATTATCGGCATTGCCATCGTTCTGGCTACGACATACAGTTTTACAAATTTGACCGACTCGATCAGTTATACAACGCTCATCCTGATGTATGCCGGACGAAGAGTTGGAATGGCCCTGTTTTTAATGCCGCTTCAAACGGCTGGACTGAACCAATTGCCTGCCAGCCTGAACGCTCACGGCACCGCCATCTCCAACACCGCAAGACAAGTAGCCGGTGCCATCGGAACGTCTCTCTTAGTAACGATTATGACAAGCAGAACAAAAGATCATCTGCAGGAGATGGTAAGCAGCGGATCAGTGAGTGGCTCAAAAGAACATATGATCATGGAAGCATCCATACAGGGCATTAATGATGCCTACTTTGCTATGTTAATCTTCGGGCTGATTAGTTTAGTCCTTTCCTTTTTTCTTAAGCGTGTGGAACAGGCACCAGAAGAAAGTGCTGCTCAACAAGAATTGGCTGCAGAATAA
- a CDS encoding sodium:solute symporter family protein, producing MTTGVFFAVLAVYILVGAGITRLVKSKDDFYVMGEKGTTLLIVGTLAATYLSAVTLLGISGTSYSEGPLVIAALGSFGAWLGTLIAVVYIGRKMKALDCKTMPDFFDKRFKNKTVSVIAVLIMIVGLLGYGVIQLIGAGLVLSEVTNISFPVMIVIFTAALLIFCALGGMYGVVITDTLMFFTMLAISVVIAPFIIGKAGFEEMKALSDTIPLYWTIEGAKERPLGWSISQFLVWILFFSCTPALVSRVFPAKNDFVILKAAVIGVFFAPFMQVVVFIAAGGMRVLQPGIENTDNVMIIGFLEQVPDVLGGIGLAGLMASIMSTASTLFVLVGFALARDLYENLRKEPLSEKDSLKVGRWAQVVVGIVVCLIAVSRPSAIYWISIYAGAIFGVGWLPTVIAGLEWRRMNSKAAISSMLSGVVSFIVISELASRGIIHLPVHIDALMIAFAISTLVLLVVGFATKPAAHELDYYKEMKKVNSSTSTIKSFASEKNGLAKLKKQYKQTMGIAVAFIGISVVIWGFFFLKLGL from the coding sequence ATGACTACAGGTGTGTTTTTTGCTGTACTGGCAGTTTATATTTTAGTAGGCGCTGGAATTACCAGGCTGGTAAAAAGTAAAGATGATTTCTATGTCATGGGAGAAAAAGGGACGACCCTGTTAATTGTCGGTACATTAGCTGCTACCTATTTAAGCGCAGTAACCTTACTTGGGATATCGGGAACCTCTTATTCGGAAGGTCCCCTCGTGATTGCAGCTTTAGGGTCTTTCGGTGCCTGGTTAGGAACGTTAATTGCGGTGGTTTACATCGGTCGAAAGATGAAGGCGCTCGATTGCAAGACTATGCCTGACTTTTTCGATAAACGATTCAAGAATAAAACCGTAAGTGTGATCGCAGTATTAATCATGATTGTTGGGTTGTTAGGTTATGGAGTCATTCAACTGATTGGCGCAGGTCTTGTTTTAAGTGAAGTTACGAATATATCATTTCCTGTCATGATTGTTATTTTTACAGCGGCTTTATTGATCTTTTGTGCCCTTGGAGGCATGTATGGAGTTGTCATTACTGATACTTTGATGTTTTTTACCATGCTTGCCATTTCGGTTGTCATTGCTCCATTTATTATTGGAAAAGCAGGATTTGAAGAGATGAAGGCCCTGTCCGACACGATTCCGTTATATTGGACGATTGAAGGCGCAAAGGAACGTCCTTTAGGTTGGTCTATTTCCCAGTTTCTCGTCTGGATCCTGTTCTTCTCCTGTACTCCAGCTCTTGTATCACGTGTCTTCCCAGCTAAAAATGATTTTGTGATTTTGAAAGCTGCTGTCATCGGCGTTTTCTTTGCACCGTTTATGCAAGTGGTGGTCTTTATCGCTGCTGGAGGCATGCGTGTGCTTCAACCTGGAATTGAGAACACCGACAATGTGATGATTATTGGATTTTTAGAGCAAGTTCCTGATGTGTTAGGTGGAATTGGGCTAGCTGGGTTAATGGCGTCCATTATGTCTACAGCCTCTACGTTATTTGTTCTTGTTGGATTTGCTTTAGCTCGCGACTTGTATGAAAACTTGAGAAAAGAGCCCTTGAGTGAGAAAGATTCACTTAAGGTAGGTCGCTGGGCACAAGTAGTGGTAGGGATTGTGGTTTGTCTAATTGCTGTCAGCCGTCCTTCTGCAATTTACTGGATTTCGATATACGCCGGTGCAATCTTTGGAGTAGGCTGGCTACCGACGGTTATCGCAGGTCTTGAATGGAGGCGGATGAATAGTAAAGCGGCCATTAGCAGTATGCTCTCAGGTGTTGTTTCATTTATTGTTATTTCAGAATTAGCGAGCAGAGGGATCATTCATTTACCGGTTCACATCGATGCCTTAATGATTGCTTTCGCTATATCTACCCTTGTGCTGCTTGTGGTTGGCTTTGCAACCAAACCTGCTGCTCATGAGCTTGACTATTACAAAGAAATGAAGAAAGTTAACTCTTCTACTTCTACCATTAAGTCGTTTGCATCTGAGAAGAACGGGCTGGCTAAATTAAAGAAGCAGTACAAACAAACGATGGGAATTGCTGTGGCATTTATAGGGATATCCGTGGTGATATGGGGATTCTTTTTTCTAAAGCTTGGTTTATAA